From a region of the Sulfuriferula plumbiphila genome:
- a CDS encoding response regulator, whose amino-acid sequence MADKTLRFLLVDDFSSMRRMLRSLLKDIGHTHCEEAEDGVAALEKLHTGHFDMVITDWSMPNMTGIELLREIRRDSALRHLPVLMVTAEALPENIAEARNAGASGYIRKPFTADALHTALAQILPEI is encoded by the coding sequence ATGGCTGATAAAACGCTCAGATTCCTGTTGGTGGACGACTTTTCCAGTATGCGCCGTATGCTGCGCAGCCTGCTCAAGGACATCGGCCATACCCACTGCGAAGAAGCCGAAGACGGTGTGGCGGCGCTGGAAAAATTGCACACCGGTCATTTCGATATGGTGATTACCGACTGGAGCATGCCCAACATGACCGGTATCGAACTGTTACGTGAAATCCGCCGCGATTCGGCACTGCGGCACCTGCCGGTATTGATGGTCACCGCCGAAGCGCTGCCGGAGAATATTGCCGAGGCACGCAACGCGGGGGCTAGCGGCTATATTCGCAAACCATTCACTGCCGATGCGCTGCACACCGCCCTGGCACAGATACTGCCAGAAATTTAG
- the bamC gene encoding outer membrane protein assembly factor BamC — MKRSKLWMALAGAGVAMSVAGCGSMDVLKSKKIDYKSATTVPTLEVPPDLTAPTVDSRYQVPDLNPRGSATYSAYSAERSENAGAGKSEILPAQNKVRIERAGSERWLVVNMPPEKVWPIVKDFWQENGFVINVEDPQTGIMETDWAENRAKIPQDMIRNLLGKVVDNLYSTPERDKFRTRLERTTNPPGETEIYISHRGMIEVYVGSGYEDKRTMWQPRPADPGLEAEMLSRLMERFGVEKAQAKAMLAEQNQPDRAKLAQAADGTPMLVLTDPFDRAWRRVGLALDRINFTVEDRNRAKGLYYVRYIDPQQDVETKKSSGFLSKLAFWRSNKKAAANGDKFQVEVSENQASNGAEVRVMTAKGAPAKPETANKIIRLLLEQLK; from the coding sequence ATGAAACGTAGCAAATTGTGGATGGCGCTGGCTGGCGCAGGCGTGGCGATGAGCGTTGCGGGTTGTGGCAGCATGGATGTTCTGAAATCAAAAAAGATCGACTACAAGTCCGCCACCACGGTCCCCACGCTGGAAGTGCCGCCCGACCTGACCGCGCCCACCGTTGACAGCCGCTACCAGGTGCCTGACCTCAATCCGCGCGGCAGCGCCACGTATTCGGCGTACAGCGCAGAGCGCAGCGAGAACGCCGGCGCCGGGAAAAGCGAGATTCTGCCTGCCCAGAACAAGGTGCGCATCGAACGCGCCGGCAGCGAGCGCTGGCTGGTCGTCAATATGCCGCCCGAAAAAGTCTGGCCGATCGTCAAGGATTTCTGGCAGGAAAACGGTTTTGTGATCAACGTCGAGGATCCCCAGACCGGCATCATGGAAACCGACTGGGCGGAAAACCGCGCCAAAATTCCTCAGGACATGATTCGCAATCTGTTGGGCAAGGTGGTGGATAACCTTTACTCCACACCCGAGCGCGACAAATTCCGTACCCGTCTCGAACGCACCACCAACCCGCCGGGCGAAACCGAAATTTACATCAGCCATCGCGGCATGATCGAGGTGTATGTGGGCAGCGGCTACGAGGACAAACGCACCATGTGGCAGCCGCGCCCGGCTGATCCCGGGCTGGAAGCTGAAATGCTGAGCCGCCTGATGGAGCGCTTCGGAGTGGAAAAAGCACAGGCCAAGGCCATGCTGGCCGAGCAAAACCAGCCCGATCGCGCCAAGCTTGCCCAGGCGGCCGACGGCACGCCGATGCTGGTGCTCACCGATCCATTCGATCGCGCCTGGCGACGGGTGGGTCTGGCGCTGGACCGCATTAACTTCACCGTGGAAGACCGTAACCGCGCCAAGGGGCTTTATTACGTACGCTATATTGATCCACAGCAGGATGTGGAAACCAAGAAGAGCAGTGGTTTCCTGAGCAAGCTGGCGTTCTGGCGCAGTAACAAGAAAGCCGCGGCAAATGGTGACAAATTCCAGGTTGAAGTATCCGAGAATCAGGCTTCCAATGGCGCCGAGGTGCGCGTAATGACCGCCAAAGGTGCGCCAGCAAAACCGGAAACAGCCAACAAGATCATCAGGCTGCTGCTCGAACAACTCAAGTAA
- a CDS encoding MBL fold metallo-hydrolase, giving the protein MRFASLGSGSEGNALVVEVGRTRIMLDCGFGLRDTVRRLAAKALQPETVDAIVITHEHSDHIGGAARFARKYGIPVWMTCGTLAVFRNQCAQLPEVHELDSHTAFAIGAIEIHPFPVPHDAREPVQFVFGDGVHRLGVLTDVGASTAHIEAMLSGCDALVLECNHDRDLLASSAYPLGLKRRIAGRFGHLDNHAAAALLSRLDNRRLQHLVAAHLSMHNNTPQLAVQALAEVLGCMPDWFSHATQDEGFDWRDLRTV; this is encoded by the coding sequence ATGCGTTTCGCTTCACTCGGCAGCGGCAGCGAGGGCAACGCCCTGGTTGTCGAGGTAGGGCGTACGCGCATCATGCTCGACTGCGGCTTCGGTCTGCGTGACACGGTACGTCGCCTGGCCGCCAAGGCGCTCCAGCCCGAAACGGTTGACGCCATTGTCATTACCCACGAGCACAGCGATCATATCGGCGGCGCAGCGCGCTTTGCGCGTAAATATGGTATCCCGGTATGGATGACGTGCGGCACCCTGGCGGTATTCCGCAACCAGTGTGCGCAACTGCCCGAGGTACACGAACTCGACAGCCATACCGCCTTCGCAATCGGCGCCATCGAAATTCATCCCTTTCCCGTACCGCATGATGCGCGTGAACCGGTCCAGTTCGTGTTTGGCGATGGCGTGCACCGGCTCGGCGTGCTTACCGACGTGGGCGCCTCGACCGCGCATATCGAAGCCATGCTGTCGGGTTGCGATGCCCTGGTGCTGGAGTGCAACCACGACCGCGACCTGCTCGCCAGCAGCGCTTATCCCCTTGGCTTGAAACGCCGCATCGCGGGGCGCTTCGGCCATCTCGACAACCACGCCGCCGCGGCGCTTCTGTCCAGGCTGGACAACAGGCGTTTGCAACACCTCGTCGCCGCCCATCTCTCCATGCACAACAATACGCCGCAGCTGGCAGTGCAGGCATTGGCCGAAGTGCTGGGCTGTATGCCGGACTGGTTCAGCCACGCCACCCAGGACGAGGGTTTTGACTGGCGTGATCTGCGCACGGTTTGA
- a CDS encoding SixA phosphatase family protein has protein sequence MLDFLETEMDLILWRHADAVDGLPDMGRELTAKGHKQAAQMAAWLNARLPKAAVILVSPATRALQTAEALGRPFDTAKKIAPGADAMSVVLAAGWPDAGGCVVVVGHQPSLGQAAALLLCGAESDLSIKKGGLWWLTNRVRQATQQTIVRAVMTPELA, from the coding sequence ATGCTGGACTTTTTGGAAACAGAGATGGATTTGATCCTGTGGCGTCACGCCGATGCGGTAGATGGGCTGCCTGACATGGGACGCGAGCTCACCGCCAAAGGGCACAAACAGGCTGCACAGATGGCAGCATGGTTGAATGCGCGCCTACCCAAGGCTGCCGTGATTCTGGTGAGCCCGGCGACGCGTGCGCTGCAGACTGCCGAGGCGTTGGGACGGCCGTTCGACACCGCAAAAAAAATCGCACCCGGAGCCGACGCCATGAGCGTGGTACTCGCCGCAGGCTGGCCGGACGCGGGTGGCTGCGTGGTGGTGGTTGGACACCAGCCCAGCCTGGGGCAGGCTGCAGCGCTGCTGTTGTGCGGCGCCGAGTCGGATTTGTCGATCAAGAAGGGTGGGCTGTGGTGGCTCACCAACCGGGTGCGCCAGGCCACGCAGCAAACCATAGTACGCGCGGTGATGACGCCCGAATTGGCCTAA
- a CDS encoding MFS transporter has protein sequence MQTPSLISPRLVGLLAVAAGATVANLYYSQPLLVAIAADIGVRPAAVSVVPTATQLGYAAGLLLLVPLGDSMERRRLIVATTLCAVLMLLGVALAPTLGWLMLASFLLGAVSVVPQLAVPFAAHLAAPDQRGRVIGIVMSGLLVGILLSRTLSGLIGAYAGWRDVYLLAIGVMLMLAVLLQRTLPRLPSSRPIAYTALLASLIQLVRSEPVLRRHALVGGCGFAAFSVFWTTLAFHLHQLSPGYGSEVAGMFGLIGVTGALVAPLAGRLADRVAAPLLNGAALLLVLLAFLLMGLTGTTLLGLALGVVLLDAGVQASHLSNQARIYTLHPDLRNRLNAVYMVTYFLGGAAGSALGGYAWQHAGWPAVCAVGAGFAAAGILALFAVGRADPAPH, from the coding sequence ATGCAAACCCCGTCACTGATTTCACCACGGCTGGTCGGCCTGCTGGCTGTAGCGGCGGGCGCCACGGTGGCCAATCTGTATTACAGCCAGCCGTTGCTGGTGGCGATTGCGGCCGACATTGGCGTGCGTCCGGCGGCGGTGAGCGTGGTGCCCACTGCGACCCAGCTGGGGTATGCGGCCGGCTTGCTGCTGCTGGTTCCGCTCGGCGACAGCATGGAGCGCCGGCGCCTGATTGTGGCGACTACGCTATGCGCAGTATTGATGCTGCTCGGTGTGGCGCTGGCGCCCACGCTGGGCTGGCTGATGCTGGCGAGTTTCCTGCTGGGAGCGGTCAGCGTGGTACCGCAGCTGGCGGTGCCCTTTGCGGCACACCTGGCAGCGCCCGACCAGCGGGGACGCGTTATCGGCATCGTGATGAGCGGGCTGCTGGTGGGCATCCTGCTGTCGCGCACCTTGAGCGGCTTGATTGGCGCCTATGCAGGCTGGCGCGACGTGTATCTGCTGGCAATCGGGGTGATGCTGATGCTGGCGGTGTTGCTGCAGCGCACCCTGCCGCGCCTGCCGTCGAGCCGGCCGATCGCCTACACGGCGCTGCTGGCTTCGCTGATCCAACTGGTGCGCAGCGAGCCGGTGCTGCGCCGCCATGCACTGGTGGGCGGCTGCGGGTTCGCCGCGTTCAGCGTGTTCTGGACAACCCTGGCGTTTCATCTGCATCAACTGTCACCCGGCTATGGCAGCGAAGTGGCGGGGATGTTCGGCCTGATCGGCGTCACCGGCGCACTCGTCGCACCGCTGGCCGGGCGCCTTGCCGATCGCGTGGCAGCGCCGCTGCTGAACGGCGCAGCTTTGCTCCTGGTGCTGCTGGCATTCCTGCTGATGGGGCTGACCGGGACCACGCTATTGGGACTGGCGCTGGGCGTGGTGCTGCTGGACGCCGGCGTGCAGGCCAGCCACCTGTCCAACCAGGCGCGCATTTACACGCTCCACCCCGATTTGCGCAATCGTCTCAATGCCGTGTACATGGTGACGTATTTTCTGGGCGGCGCGGCAGGCTCGGCGCTGGGCGGATATGCCTGGCAGCACGCCGGATGGCCTGCGGTGTGTGCTGTGGGCGCCGGGTTTGCAGCGGCCGGCATACTTGCGCTGTTTGCCGTCGGGCGCGCTGATCCAGCGCCGCACTGA
- the ppk1 gene encoding polyphosphate kinase 1, whose translation MTTTTPEHFLNRELSLLAFNERVLAQAEDPGVPLLERLKFICIVSSNLDEFFEVRVAELKEHIALDSSSVSADGLSARQTFRDVAPRAHVLVEKQYETLNQAILPQLAEQGIRFLRRTYWNEEQAAWIRAYFFRELMPVLTPIGLDPAHPFPRVLNKSLNFAVELSGRDAFGRNSGAAVVQAPRSLPRVIRMPEEIAGCEYGFVFLSSILHAHVGELFAGMTVQGCYQFRVTRNSDLFVDEEETKNLREALQGELPHRHYGNAVRLEVADNCSPEMADFLLAQFNLGREDFYQVNGLVNLVRLMQIPDQVDRPDLKFPLFIPGLPSQLTKPGDVFRAVRRGDILLHHPFQSFQPVIDFIRQAADDPQVLAIRQTVYRTGTDSMLMQALIAAAQSGKEVTVVVELMARFDEEANINWAARLEEAGAHVVYGVVAHKTHAKMALVVRREGTKLCRYAHLGTGNYHARTARLYTDFGLLTCNEDICADVNEIFTQLTGLGKASRLKHLWQSPFTLHNQVIAAIRREAEHARNGLRATIIAKMNALLEPEVIRALYEASQAGVKIELIVRGVCALKPGMPGLSENIRVRSVIGRFLEHTRIFYFRDNGAERVYLSSADWMDRNFFRRIEACFPVLEPRLKKRVIAEGLKPYLKDNQQAWEMDHQGTYRRRIRRRARPYGAQQALLELLAKPVA comes from the coding sequence ATGACCACGACCACTCCCGAACATTTTCTCAACCGCGAGCTGAGCCTGCTTGCTTTCAACGAACGCGTGCTGGCGCAGGCTGAAGATCCCGGCGTGCCTCTACTGGAACGGCTGAAGTTCATCTGCATCGTCAGCAGCAATCTGGATGAATTTTTCGAGGTGCGTGTGGCCGAGCTGAAAGAGCACATTGCACTGGACTCTTCCTCCGTGAGCGCAGACGGGCTAAGTGCGCGGCAAACTTTCCGCGATGTTGCCCCGCGCGCGCATGTGCTGGTGGAAAAACAGTACGAAACCCTCAACCAGGCCATCCTGCCGCAACTGGCAGAGCAGGGTATCCGCTTTTTACGCCGTACCTACTGGAATGAAGAACAGGCAGCGTGGATCCGCGCCTATTTTTTCCGCGAGTTGATGCCGGTGCTGACACCCATCGGACTGGATCCGGCCCACCCGTTCCCGCGCGTGCTCAACAAGAGCCTGAATTTCGCGGTGGAGTTATCCGGGCGTGATGCTTTCGGCCGCAATTCCGGAGCCGCGGTGGTGCAGGCACCGCGCTCATTGCCACGCGTGATCCGGATGCCGGAGGAAATTGCCGGCTGCGAATACGGCTTCGTGTTTTTGTCGTCCATCCTGCATGCGCATGTCGGTGAACTGTTCGCCGGGATGACGGTGCAAGGCTGTTACCAGTTTCGCGTCACGCGCAACTCCGACCTGTTCGTGGACGAGGAAGAAACCAAAAACCTGCGCGAAGCATTGCAGGGCGAACTGCCCCATCGACATTACGGCAACGCAGTCAGACTGGAAGTGGCGGATAACTGCTCACCGGAAATGGCGGATTTCCTGCTCGCGCAGTTCAATCTTGGACGCGAGGATTTTTACCAGGTCAATGGTCTGGTCAACCTGGTGCGGCTGATGCAGATACCTGATCAGGTGGATCGGCCTGACCTGAAATTTCCGCTGTTCATCCCCGGCCTGCCCAGTCAGCTGACCAAGCCTGGCGACGTGTTCCGCGCCGTACGCCGGGGGGATATTCTACTGCATCACCCGTTCCAGTCGTTCCAGCCGGTGATCGATTTTATCCGTCAGGCGGCAGACGACCCGCAGGTGCTGGCCATCCGCCAGACGGTGTACCGTACCGGCACCGACTCAATGCTGATGCAGGCACTGATCGCCGCAGCGCAAAGCGGCAAGGAAGTGACCGTGGTGGTGGAACTCATGGCGCGCTTTGACGAGGAAGCCAACATCAACTGGGCTGCCAGGCTGGAGGAAGCTGGCGCACACGTGGTGTATGGCGTGGTGGCGCACAAGACCCACGCCAAAATGGCGCTTGTGGTACGGCGCGAGGGCACCAAGTTGTGCCGTTACGCACATCTGGGTACCGGCAATTACCACGCCCGCACCGCGCGCCTGTACACCGATTTTGGCCTGCTCACCTGCAACGAGGACATCTGCGCCGATGTGAATGAAATCTTCACCCAGCTCACCGGACTGGGCAAGGCGTCGCGTCTCAAGCACTTGTGGCAGTCACCGTTCACCCTGCATAACCAGGTCATCGCTGCCATCAGGCGTGAAGCCGAACACGCGCGTAATGGTCTGCGCGCCACGATCATTGCCAAAATGAATGCGCTGCTGGAACCGGAAGTCATCCGCGCGCTGTATGAAGCGTCGCAAGCCGGGGTAAAAATAGAATTGATCGTGCGCGGGGTGTGCGCGTTGAAGCCGGGCATGCCCGGTCTGTCGGAAAACATCCGGGTGCGCTCGGTAATTGGCCGTTTTCTCGAGCACACACGCATTTTCTACTTCCGCGACAATGGCGCCGAGCGTGTTTACCTGTCCAGCGCGGACTGGATGGATCGTAATTTCTTCCGGCGCATTGAAGCGTGCTTTCCGGTGCTGGAGCCACGCCTGAAAAAACGCGTCATCGCCGAAGGCCTGAAGCCCTACCTCAAGGACAACCAGCAGGCGTGGGAGATGGACCACCAGGGCACTTATCGCCGCCGCATCCGGCGCCGCGCCCGGCCTTACGGAGCGCAGCAGGCACTGCTGGAACTATTGGCGAAACCGGTGGCGTAA
- the ppx gene encoding exopolyphosphatase, with amino-acid sequence MNEYSILAAVDLGSNSFKLQVARVVDDQIYPLDALKEPVRLAAGVDADKRLDAASQQRALDCLKRFGERLRGLPRGAVRCVGTSALRIAENAEAFLENAEAALGYPIEVIAGREEARLVYIGVAHSLPASNQPRLVVDIGGGSTECIVGKGYTPHLMESLHMGCVNFTQRFFPGGRIDKHGMKQAELTARAEVQTIVASYAGQWRDAVGSSGSARALADVLMHNGWAESGITRAGLATLRAQLLRAGSLDKLELPGLKSDRKPVIAGGFAIMSGVFAEFGIEHMTAADGALREGVLYDLMGRFHHRDMRAATVEQFMRRYHVDTRQAVRVTALAVRLFDQLQADATTDTAKLRAFLQWAAQLHEIGISIAHSGYHKHGAYILANADMPGFSRMDQALLARLVRAQRGGLNKLPEFQPDSLEPTEPATRLAVLALRLAVLFYRSRADVALPELRLACRDQTCQLSLAAEWLADNPLTATALEEEKADLKAVGLKLTYPG; translated from the coding sequence ATGAACGAATATTCAATCCTGGCGGCAGTGGATCTCGGTTCCAACAGCTTCAAGCTGCAGGTGGCGCGGGTAGTGGACGACCAGATTTATCCGCTGGATGCGCTCAAGGAACCGGTACGGCTGGCGGCGGGCGTGGATGCGGACAAGCGTCTCGATGCGGCCTCGCAGCAACGCGCGCTCGATTGCCTGAAACGCTTCGGCGAGCGTTTACGTGGCCTGCCGCGAGGCGCGGTGCGCTGTGTGGGTACCAGCGCGCTGCGCATCGCGGAAAATGCCGAGGCGTTTCTGGAAAATGCAGAAGCGGCGCTGGGCTATCCGATCGAGGTGATTGCCGGGCGCGAAGAGGCGCGGCTGGTCTACATCGGTGTCGCGCACAGCCTGCCTGCCAGCAACCAGCCCCGGCTGGTGGTGGACATTGGTGGCGGTTCCACCGAGTGTATCGTTGGCAAAGGCTACACGCCGCACCTGATGGAGAGCCTGCACATGGGCTGCGTCAATTTCACCCAGCGCTTTTTCCCGGGCGGCCGCATTGACAAGCATGGTATGAAGCAGGCCGAGCTTACCGCCCGCGCCGAGGTGCAGACCATCGTCGCCAGCTACGCCGGGCAATGGCGCGACGCGGTGGGATCGAGCGGTTCGGCGCGGGCGCTGGCCGATGTATTGATGCACAACGGCTGGGCCGAATCCGGCATCACCCGCGCAGGTCTGGCGACGTTGCGTGCCCAGCTGCTTCGCGCCGGCAGCCTGGACAAGCTGGAGCTACCCGGCCTGAAATCCGACCGCAAGCCGGTGATTGCCGGGGGCTTTGCCATCATGAGCGGCGTATTCGCCGAATTCGGTATCGAGCATATGACCGCTGCCGATGGCGCGCTGCGCGAGGGTGTGCTGTACGACTTGATGGGACGTTTCCATCATCGCGACATGCGCGCCGCCACCGTGGAGCAGTTCATGCGCCGCTATCATGTGGATACACGCCAGGCAGTGCGGGTGACCGCGCTGGCTGTCAGGCTGTTTGACCAGTTGCAAGCGGATGCGACGACTGACACTGCCAAGCTGCGTGCATTTTTGCAGTGGGCGGCACAGTTGCACGAAATCGGTATTTCGATTGCCCACTCCGGCTACCATAAACACGGCGCGTATATCCTGGCCAACGCCGACATGCCGGGTTTTTCGCGCATGGATCAGGCGCTGCTGGCACGTCTGGTGCGAGCGCAGCGTGGCGGCCTGAACAAGCTGCCTGAATTCCAGCCCGATAGCCTGGAGCCGACCGAACCTGCCACACGCCTGGCGGTGCTGGCGCTGCGGCTGGCCGTGCTGTTCTACCGCAGCCGTGCGGATGTGGCGCTGCCCGAGTTGCGTCTGGCGTGTCGCGATCAGACATGCCAGCTCTCCCTGGCGGCAGAGTGGCTGGCGGATAACCCGCTGACGGCAACGGCGCTGGAAGAAGAAAAGGCTGATTTGAAAGCGGTCGGGCTAAAGCTGACGTATCCTGGCTGA
- the dapA gene encoding 4-hydroxy-tetrahydrodipicolinate synthase, whose product MLKGSLVAIVTPMQDDGSLDLARLRALVDWHAAQGTDGIVVVGTTGESPTVSYDEHCALIRAVVERAGGRMAVIAGTGANSTSEAIELTHCAKSAGADYALSVAPYYNKPTQEGLYRHFRAIAEAEDLPLILYNVPGRTVSDISNDTTLRLAEVPGIVGIKDATGNIERATDLILRAPADFALYTGDDATALAFMLLGGHGVISVTANIAPRAMHEMCVAAFNGELARARELNQQLFGLHQKLFVEANPIPVKWALAEMGLIGAGIRLPMTPLSAQHHDTLRQAMRQANAM is encoded by the coding sequence ATGTTAAAAGGCAGTTTGGTCGCCATTGTGACACCCATGCAGGACGATGGCAGCCTTGACCTGGCACGCTTGCGCGCACTGGTGGATTGGCACGCAGCGCAGGGCACGGACGGCATAGTCGTGGTGGGCACCACGGGTGAGTCGCCGACGGTGAGCTATGACGAGCATTGTGCGCTGATTCGTGCCGTGGTCGAGCGGGCTGGCGGTCGTATGGCGGTGATTGCCGGTACCGGGGCGAACTCCACATCGGAGGCAATCGAGCTGACACACTGCGCCAAATCAGCCGGTGCGGATTATGCGCTGTCGGTGGCGCCCTATTACAACAAGCCCACGCAAGAGGGTTTGTACCGCCATTTTCGGGCGATTGCCGAGGCCGAAGATTTACCACTGATACTCTACAATGTGCCCGGGCGTACGGTCAGCGACATCAGCAACGACACCACGCTGCGGCTGGCCGAAGTGCCCGGCATCGTCGGTATCAAGGATGCGACCGGCAACATCGAACGCGCCACCGATCTTATCCTGCGCGCGCCGGCAGATTTCGCCCTGTATACCGGCGATGATGCGACGGCGCTGGCATTCATGCTGCTGGGCGGGCATGGGGTGATTTCGGTCACCGCCAACATCGCGCCGCGTGCCATGCACGAAATGTGTGTGGCCGCCTTCAACGGGGAACTGGCGCGCGCGCGCGAACTCAATCAGCAGTTGTTTGGACTGCACCAAAAACTGTTTGTCGAGGCCAATCCGATCCCGGTGAAATGGGCGCTGGCCGAGATGGGTTTGATCGGTGCAGGGATACGTTTGCCGATGACGCCGTTGTCTGCACAGCACCACGATACATTGCGCCAGGCCATGCGCCAGGCCAATGCCATGTAA
- a CDS encoding CYTH and CHAD domain-containing protein gives MTVEIELKLALAPVQAARLKRHALLAGADRPLRRWLVSVYFDTPGLDLMRAQAALRVRRVGRGWVQTVKIGGGSAGGLHQRPEWETPVAGAVPEPGRFDTPAVKALLTPGRVVRLRPLFQTRFWRTAWTLPVSGGGSIEVALDQGEVSSGGRSQPICEVELELKSGQPAALYDLALALAADFDLRPDPVSKAGRGYALFQNLHSQPLQAAPVGLKPEMRVADACVAVMQSGLGQFTANLAGLIHETDPEYLHQARVAVRRLRSALSVFAPALPDPALASLREELRWLMGALGPARDWDVFATETLPPLMAAMPGRPLASLARDGAAQRDEARAAMTAAVSSRRLTRLLLETGRVLLPRPWEQAVDRIGSAWQSAPVTALAESVLDRRQRQLLRRGRHFSRLAPAARHRLRVAAKKQRYTAEFFAELYPRKAARAYIKNLAALQDGLGALNDIAVTGRLLDGLRGGRAARRAWACGVVQGWVESRARARIAELESAWRRMKKIRPFWSKPT, from the coding sequence ATGACAGTTGAAATCGAACTCAAGCTCGCCCTCGCGCCGGTGCAGGCCGCACGTCTGAAACGCCATGCGTTGCTGGCCGGGGCAGATCGGCCGTTACGGCGGTGGCTGGTCAGCGTGTATTTCGATACCCCCGGGCTTGACCTGATGCGCGCACAAGCCGCGCTGCGCGTGCGCCGCGTGGGGCGCGGCTGGGTGCAGACAGTGAAAATCGGTGGCGGCTCGGCGGGCGGACTGCATCAGCGGCCGGAGTGGGAGACGCCGGTGGCCGGCGCCGTGCCCGAGCCGGGGCGCTTTGATACGCCGGCAGTCAAGGCCTTGCTTACCCCCGGCCGGGTGGTGCGGCTGCGCCCGCTGTTCCAAACCCGGTTCTGGCGCACGGCCTGGACGCTGCCGGTCAGCGGAGGCGGCAGCATCGAAGTCGCCCTGGACCAGGGTGAAGTGAGCAGCGGCGGACGCAGCCAGCCGATTTGCGAAGTGGAACTGGAGCTGAAATCCGGCCAGCCGGCGGCGCTGTATGATCTGGCGCTGGCCCTGGCAGCGGATTTCGATCTGCGCCCGGACCCGGTGAGCAAGGCGGGGCGCGGCTATGCGCTGTTTCAGAACCTGCATTCCCAGCCGCTGCAAGCCGCACCTGTCGGCCTGAAGCCGGAGATGCGTGTGGCTGACGCCTGCGTGGCCGTGATGCAAAGTGGACTGGGGCAGTTCACTGCCAACCTGGCCGGCCTCATCCATGAAACCGACCCTGAATACCTGCACCAGGCGCGTGTCGCGGTGCGCCGGCTGCGTTCGGCGCTGTCGGTGTTTGCCCCGGCCTTGCCCGATCCGGCGCTGGCATCGCTGCGGGAGGAGCTGCGCTGGCTCATGGGCGCGCTCGGCCCGGCGCGGGACTGGGATGTGTTCGCGACGGAAACATTGCCGCCGCTGATGGCCGCCATGCCCGGCCGGCCGCTGGCAAGCCTTGCCCGGGACGGCGCAGCGCAGCGGGACGAAGCGCGCGCCGCGATGACGGCGGCAGTGTCGTCGCGGCGGCTCACCCGCCTGCTGCTGGAAACCGGGCGGGTGTTGCTGCCGCGCCCGTGGGAGCAGGCCGTGGACCGGATCGGCTCAGCCTGGCAAAGTGCCCCGGTCACAGCCCTGGCCGAGTCGGTGCTGGATCGGCGCCAGCGCCAGTTACTGCGGCGCGGCAGGCATTTTTCCCGGCTGGCGCCGGCGGCGCGCCACCGCTTGCGCGTCGCCGCCAAAAAACAGCGCTACACTGCCGAATTTTTCGCCGAACTTTACCCGCGCAAGGCGGCGCGGGCCTATATAAAAAACCTGGCCGCGCTGCAGGACGGTTTGGGCGCGCTCAACGACATTGCCGTGACCGGACGCCTGCTCGACGGCTTGCGCGGCGGCCGTGCGGCCCGTCGCGCCTGGGCCTGCGGTGTGGTGCAGGGCTGGGTGGAAAGCCGTGCCCGGGCGAGGATCGCCGAGCTCGAGTCAGCCTGGCGGCGCATGAAAAAAATCCGCCCGTTCTGGAGCAAGCCGACATGA